In the genome of Mucisphaera calidilacus, one region contains:
- a CDS encoding BamA/TamA family outer membrane protein: protein MNGILRSLLCSFLLFDAASVLAQSAEPPAEGAAEPPVASEPMEAEDPGLIRGLSERVLSDWQYGSSVKGSRPSELQELSTSNLQPVEQKNGEWFLAPIPVSSPQTGFALLGVGGYLFSTEPDNPEMPTSMVTAAGMYSENGSWMGLLGTRLHLAGDKWRIEGGGGYANFNYDFYGVGSTPGESAPRIPLRTQYSGLVVHVLREVAPDMYAGPTIGMGNIKSNIRTNQPVPPGLQDVLESDTTNVGLGLRYMWDTRDNSLSPTEGFLLDARGNVNNGAWGASFDYGSLAVEYAMYHAITDSGTLAWRIKNEFKFGDAPFYDLSMYDFRGYERGQFRDKYLFGAEVEYRQKIWKRLAGVVFTSLGQVSPHSFEFSVNRWLPAAGGGVRIQLTEKNPMYYAIDYAYGRTGSQYYMSIGQAF, encoded by the coding sequence ATGAATGGCATCCTCCGATCCCTGCTGTGTTCGTTTCTTCTGTTCGACGCAGCGTCGGTGTTGGCTCAGTCAGCGGAACCGCCGGCTGAGGGGGCTGCCGAGCCGCCTGTCGCGTCGGAGCCCATGGAGGCTGAGGATCCGGGGCTGATCCGTGGTCTGTCGGAGAGGGTTCTCTCGGACTGGCAGTACGGCTCGTCGGTCAAGGGGAGCCGGCCGTCAGAGTTGCAGGAGCTGAGCACCTCGAATCTGCAGCCGGTTGAGCAGAAGAACGGCGAGTGGTTTCTGGCCCCTATTCCGGTTTCCAGCCCGCAGACGGGCTTTGCCCTGCTGGGTGTCGGCGGCTACCTCTTCAGCACCGAGCCGGACAACCCTGAGATGCCGACGTCGATGGTCACCGCGGCGGGGATGTACAGCGAGAACGGCAGTTGGATGGGGCTGCTGGGCACACGGCTGCACCTGGCCGGCGACAAGTGGCGTATCGAGGGAGGTGGGGGTTACGCGAACTTCAACTACGATTTTTACGGGGTCGGATCGACGCCGGGCGAGAGTGCGCCACGGATCCCACTTCGGACGCAATATTCGGGGCTTGTGGTACACGTCCTGCGCGAGGTCGCTCCGGACATGTACGCGGGCCCGACGATCGGCATGGGCAACATCAAGTCGAACATCCGGACGAACCAGCCTGTGCCGCCGGGGCTGCAGGATGTACTCGAGAGTGACACCACCAACGTCGGTCTTGGTCTTCGCTACATGTGGGACACACGGGACAATTCGTTGTCGCCGACCGAGGGCTTCCTGCTGGACGCACGGGGCAATGTGAACAACGGTGCCTGGGGCGCGAGTTTCGACTACGGGTCGCTGGCGGTTGAGTACGCGATGTACCACGCCATCACGGACTCGGGCACACTTGCCTGGCGCATCAAGAACGAGTTCAAGTTCGGCGATGCGCCCTTCTACGACCTCTCGATGTACGACTTCCGCGGGTACGAGCGTGGCCAGTTCCGCGACAAGTATCTTTTTGGTGCCGAGGTGGAGTACCGTCAGAAAATCTGGAAACGTCTGGCCGGTGTCGTCTTCACGAGTCTGGGGCAGGTCTCGCCACACTCGTTCGAATTCAGCGTCAACCGCTGGCTGCCCGCGGCGGGCGGCGGGGTTCGGATCCAGTTAACCGAGAAGAACCCGATGTACTACGCCATCGACTATGCCTATGGCCGAACCGGATCGCAGTACTACATGTCCATCGGGCAGGCGTTCTGA
- a CDS encoding AEC family transporter, with translation MVFLHIIETLLPIVLLVALGVMLFRSGFVRPEHRAILDKLVYWIFLPALLIIKIAEAGSLDSTVGWVVLAMTLLTLTTAGAGLLCWLIFSRERAAFGVVIQGAFRGNLAFVGLPVIELAGADDRTLAIAALTLAPIIAIYNLLAVPVLTLPNHTRDSDTHLSKTLMDTLHALVTNPFIIACVAGLLLGILGVDQIRPIAATLNLLGQPAAPLALISLGGALTIYQVHNHLGLAAITTTVKLGLGPALAVLLAWALQLDQQQAFAFLILASTPTAVASYVLVTQLRGDEGLAASIIATTTLACPFSLAASLAVIHAWPA, from the coding sequence ATGGTCTTCCTGCACATCATCGAGACGCTGCTGCCGATCGTGCTGCTCGTAGCGCTCGGCGTGATGCTCTTCCGCTCGGGATTCGTGCGGCCCGAACACCGGGCGATCCTCGACAAGCTTGTCTACTGGATCTTCCTGCCGGCCCTCCTGATCATCAAGATCGCGGAAGCCGGGAGTCTCGATAGCACCGTGGGCTGGGTGGTCCTCGCGATGACCCTGCTAACGCTGACCACCGCGGGCGCCGGCCTGCTCTGCTGGCTGATCTTCAGCCGTGAGCGTGCCGCGTTCGGCGTGGTCATCCAGGGTGCGTTCCGCGGAAATCTGGCCTTCGTGGGCCTGCCGGTGATCGAACTCGCCGGCGCCGACGACCGAACCCTCGCCATCGCCGCACTCACGCTCGCGCCGATCATCGCGATCTACAACCTCCTCGCCGTCCCGGTGCTGACACTGCCCAATCACACGCGTGACAGCGACACGCACCTGAGCAAGACGCTCATGGACACGCTCCACGCACTGGTCACCAACCCCTTCATCATCGCCTGTGTCGCCGGCCTGCTGCTGGGGATACTCGGCGTCGATCAGATCAGGCCCATTGCTGCCACGCTCAACCTCCTCGGTCAGCCCGCGGCGCCCCTAGCGCTCATCAGTCTCGGCGGGGCGCTGACCATCTATCAGGTTCACAACCATCTTGGCCTCGCGGCCATCACCACGACCGTCAAGCTCGGACTCGGCCCGGCCCTCGCCGTGCTGCTCGCGTGGGCCTTGCAACTGGATCAGCAGCAGGCCTTTGCCTTTCTGATCCTTGCCTCAACACCGACCGCGGTCGCCAGCTACGTCCTCGTGACACAACTCCGTGGCGACGAGGGGCTGGCCGCCTCGATCATCGCCACCACCACGCTCGCGTGCCCCTTCTCGCTCGCGGCGAGCCTCGCCGTGATCCACGCATGGCCGGCGTGA
- a CDS encoding DeoR/GlpR family DNA-binding transcription regulator, whose amino-acid sequence MLILERQQRLLDILKQRGSASLEMLSAELDVSVSTVRRDLDRLAERGLIERTHGGAVLLDTSPTTHSGQATAFAGRMADNVEAKRAIGAAAARLIEPNMTILMDAGSTVVYAAQQITVRPIQIATTSLAIAQHFANDEQVEITVVGGKLYPRTSAMVGPLARQALRDLYADICFLSLAALDENAGYNLNTELTRIELAMMDQAERSVLLMDASKFGRRSLVRVAELDRFDEIITDAGVGDQWPASLGSRLTVATR is encoded by the coding sequence ATGCTGATCCTCGAACGCCAGCAACGCCTCCTGGACATCCTCAAGCAGCGAGGCAGCGCCAGTCTCGAGATGCTCTCCGCAGAACTCGACGTGAGTGTCTCAACGGTCAGGCGTGATCTCGACCGGCTGGCAGAACGCGGGCTCATCGAGCGCACGCACGGCGGGGCGGTGCTCCTCGACACGTCGCCCACCACGCACAGCGGGCAGGCAACCGCCTTCGCCGGACGCATGGCAGACAACGTCGAGGCCAAACGCGCGATCGGTGCCGCGGCCGCTCGCTTGATCGAACCGAACATGACGATCCTCATGGACGCCGGGTCGACCGTCGTCTACGCCGCCCAGCAGATCACCGTGCGACCGATCCAGATCGCGACGACCTCCCTCGCCATCGCACAGCACTTCGCCAACGACGAGCAGGTCGAGATCACCGTGGTCGGCGGCAAGCTCTACCCACGCACCTCCGCCATGGTCGGACCGCTCGCACGCCAGGCGCTGCGCGACCTCTACGCCGATATCTGTTTCCTCTCACTCGCCGCACTCGACGAGAACGCCGGCTACAACCTCAACACCGAGCTGACACGGATCGAGCTGGCCATGATGGACCAGGCCGAGCGGTCGGTCCTGCTCATGGACGCCAGCAAGTTCGGTCGTCGTTCGCTCGTTCGTGTCGCAGAGCTCGATCGTTTCGACGAGATCATCACCGACGCGGGCGTTGGCGATCAGTGGCCGGCCTCACTCGGCAGCCGGCTGACCGTCGCGACACGCTGA
- a CDS encoding malate dehydrogenase has protein sequence MSIKVAIVGGAGRVGSNAAYALQCGGIVRDIALVDVNHDAAQGEALDLLHGSSIIADQRIHAANLSEVADADVVCITAGSRRKPDESRLDLINRNVSIFRGILDGLRDGGLSRDAILFVVSNPVDVLTRLAVEYLDWNPQRVMGLGTVLDTARFRSMIAEAKNLPPTQVKALILGEHGDSMSPIWSSATVGGIALTELLTPNEQQTIFERTKGSGAEVIRRKGGAGYAVGLSILEVIHSIALDSRQILPVSTRMSGQYGLQRVCLSIPTVVGREGVVGYHDIKLWPKELAGLQRSSQSLDQTFAQLK, from the coding sequence ATGTCGATCAAGGTAGCCATCGTCGGCGGCGCGGGACGCGTCGGATCGAACGCAGCTTACGCCCTGCAGTGTGGCGGCATTGTCCGTGACATCGCGCTGGTGGACGTCAACCACGACGCCGCCCAGGGCGAGGCGCTCGACCTGCTCCACGGCAGCTCGATCATCGCCGATCAGCGCATCCACGCCGCGAATCTCAGCGAGGTGGCCGACGCCGACGTCGTCTGCATCACGGCCGGCTCACGCCGCAAACCGGACGAGTCACGACTCGACCTGATCAACCGCAACGTCTCGATCTTCCGCGGCATCCTCGATGGCCTGAGGGATGGCGGGCTGTCACGCGACGCGATCCTCTTTGTCGTCTCCAACCCCGTCGACGTGCTCACACGCCTCGCGGTCGAGTACCTAGACTGGAACCCGCAGCGGGTGATGGGCCTGGGCACGGTGCTCGACACCGCCCGTTTCCGATCGATGATCGCCGAGGCGAAGAACCTCCCGCCCACGCAGGTCAAGGCCCTGATCCTCGGCGAGCACGGCGACTCGATGTCGCCGATCTGGTCGTCGGCAACCGTAGGCGGCATCGCGCTCACCGAACTGCTCACCCCCAACGAGCAGCAGACCATCTTCGAGCGCACCAAGGGTTCCGGCGCCGAGGTGATCCGCCGCAAGGGCGGTGCCGGCTACGCCGTGGGGCTTTCGATTCTCGAGGTCATCCACAGCATCGCGCTCGACAGCCGCCAGATCCTCCCCGTCTCGACACGCATGTCAGGCCAGTACGGCTTGCAGCGTGTCTGCCTGTCGATCCCGACAGTCGTGGGCCGCGAGGGTGTTGTGGGCTACCATGACATCAAGCTCTGGCCCAAGGAACTCGCCGGCCTGCAGCGGTCGAGCCAGTCACTCGACCAGACCTTCGCCCAGCTCAAGTGA
- a CDS encoding class II aldolase/adducin family protein: MNAPIWQIKKEMCDIGNRIWQRGYCAGNEGNHSVRISEDRVVCTPTGISKGFLDPEDLCIVDMDGNQVESNGKGRKRTSEVLVHLAIYKKQPTVKAVIHSHPPHAVAFCLANIPLPEGIHPEAEVFLGRTIFAKYATPGGPDLPASFIDRINEQTNTILMANHGSVSLGSTLIEAYYRLEILDNYCKQLILTKQLGQVNVLDDNQMTDLLKVKQRFGFPDDRLKCAPTGCVGPDNEAFLTTFGVQPMSASCGCDGQVATPSAAAGGSDADFEQLVRSITDQIMAGAK, from the coding sequence GTGAACGCTCCAATCTGGCAGATCAAAAAAGAAATGTGCGACATCGGCAACCGCATCTGGCAGCGCGGCTACTGCGCTGGCAATGAGGGCAACCACTCGGTGCGCATCAGCGAAGACCGCGTCGTCTGCACGCCAACCGGCATCAGCAAGGGCTTCCTCGACCCCGAGGACCTCTGCATCGTCGACATGGACGGCAACCAGGTCGAGTCGAACGGCAAGGGCCGCAAGCGGACCAGCGAGGTGCTCGTCCACCTGGCGATCTACAAGAAACAGCCGACGGTCAAGGCGGTCATTCACTCGCACCCGCCGCACGCCGTCGCCTTCTGCCTCGCCAACATCCCGCTGCCCGAGGGCATCCACCCCGAGGCCGAGGTCTTCCTGGGACGCACGATCTTCGCCAAGTACGCGACCCCAGGCGGCCCCGACCTGCCCGCGAGCTTCATCGATCGCATCAACGAGCAGACCAACACCATCCTGATGGCCAACCACGGCTCGGTCTCGCTCGGCAGCACGCTCATCGAGGCCTACTACCGCCTGGAGATCCTCGACAACTACTGCAAGCAGTTGATCCTCACCAAGCAACTCGGTCAGGTGAACGTGCTTGACGACAACCAGATGACCGACCTGCTGAAGGTCAAGCAACGCTTCGGCTTCCCCGACGACCGCCTCAAGTGCGCACCGACCGGATGCGTCGGCCCCGACAACGAGGCCTTCCTCACGACCTTCGGCGTTCAGCCGATGAGCGCATCGTGCGGCTGCGACGGTCAGGTCGCGACGCCCTCCGCCGCCGCGGGCGGGTCCGACGCCGACTTCGAGCAACTCGTCCGATCCATTACCGACCAGATCATGGCCGGTGCCAAGTAA
- a CDS encoding EutN/CcmL family microcompartment protein, protein MRIARVIGNVTLGKSLNGFPPGQLLIGEVLDGPALAGIKSSKPRQSPMPESLVVFDSLGAGIGAVIAISEGREAAAPFHPGKAPVDAYNAAILDQIEWNT, encoded by the coding sequence ATGAGGATCGCACGCGTCATCGGCAACGTGACCCTCGGCAAGTCGCTCAACGGCTTCCCGCCGGGCCAGCTCCTGATCGGCGAAGTACTCGACGGGCCCGCGCTGGCCGGCATCAAGTCGAGTAAGCCGCGGCAGTCGCCGATGCCCGAGTCGCTGGTGGTCTTTGATTCGCTCGGTGCCGGGATCGGCGCGGTGATCGCCATCAGCGAGGGACGCGAGGCGGCGGCGCCTTTTCATCCGGGCAAGGCACCGGTCGATGCATATAACGCCGCGATCCTCGACCAGATCGAATGGAACACCTGA
- a CDS encoding EutN/CcmL family microcompartment protein, with protein sequence MQLAVVRGRATSTIKHPSLDGAKMLLVEMLGNAMQPVGDPVLVLDNLGAGRDDTVVITSDGLGIRDLLHDDSSPARWWTLSIVDPNGIQVPRK encoded by the coding sequence ATGCAACTCGCTGTCGTACGAGGCCGAGCCACGAGCACTATCAAGCACCCGTCGCTGGACGGCGCGAAAATGCTGCTTGTCGAGATGCTCGGCAACGCGATGCAGCCGGTTGGTGATCCGGTGCTCGTCCTCGACAACCTCGGTGCGGGCCGCGACGACACGGTGGTGATCACCTCCGACGGCCTGGGAATCCGCGACCTGCTGCACGATGATTCCAGCCCCGCACGATGGTGGACACTCTCGATTGTTGACCCCAACGGCATCCAGGTGCCGCGCAAGTGA
- a CDS encoding aldehyde dehydrogenase, with amino-acid sequence MMQQSELIQSVVTEVLRQMQSAANSQAAPATNSRPSANQGSAPAPASQANPAEGTFADVDTAVASAEKAQQQLAAAGVKTRDAIVKLIKKIAGENAKAWGEFELNETQVGRLDHKIAKLELLENVPGVEFLTTPAHSGDDGVSLDEGAPWGVIGVITPVTHSIPTMTANAINMIAAGNSMVINAHPSGAKSAILAARTYNRAIKQQFNIDPLLCIMDPPTLRSAEKIFSHPRIPLLVATGGPAVAKAAAKQPKRAIVAGPGNPPVVIDASADLDNAAKSIIAGAAFDNNLLCIGEKEVFVVREVFEAMMQAMVNAGAVQLTTQQINKLTETAMTFHDDHWVPRKEFVGADASRLAEAAGITVPAGTDLLFGETAADHPFVPTEQMMPFVPFVRCSHFDHALQLAVENEHGFGHTAIIHSNNLANISRMGRVMNTTLFVVNGPCTAGLGAGGEGYASYSIATPSGEGITSPATFTRFRRMSVSGSLRMI; translated from the coding sequence ATGATGCAGCAATCCGAACTCATTCAGAGCGTGGTGACCGAGGTGCTCCGGCAGATGCAGAGCGCCGCCAACAGCCAGGCCGCGCCCGCTACGAACAGCCGGCCATCTGCCAACCAGGGTTCGGCACCGGCCCCGGCGTCGCAGGCCAACCCGGCTGAGGGCACGTTCGCGGACGTGGATACGGCAGTCGCCTCGGCCGAGAAGGCCCAGCAGCAGCTGGCCGCGGCAGGCGTCAAGACACGCGACGCCATCGTCAAGCTCATCAAGAAGATCGCCGGCGAGAACGCCAAGGCCTGGGGCGAGTTCGAGCTGAACGAGACGCAGGTCGGGCGGCTGGATCACAAGATCGCCAAGCTCGAGTTGCTCGAGAACGTGCCGGGCGTGGAGTTCCTGACCACGCCGGCGCACAGCGGCGACGACGGCGTCTCCCTCGACGAGGGCGCGCCGTGGGGCGTGATCGGTGTCATCACGCCGGTGACCCACTCGATCCCGACCATGACCGCGAACGCCATCAACATGATCGCGGCGGGCAACTCGATGGTGATCAACGCACACCCGTCGGGCGCGAAGTCGGCGATCCTCGCCGCACGCACCTACAACCGTGCCATCAAGCAGCAGTTCAACATCGACCCGCTGCTCTGCATCATGGACCCGCCGACGCTGCGGAGTGCCGAGAAGATCTTCAGCCACCCGCGCATCCCGCTGCTGGTGGCGACCGGCGGGCCGGCGGTCGCCAAGGCAGCCGCCAAGCAGCCCAAGCGAGCGATCGTCGCGGGCCCGGGCAACCCGCCCGTGGTGATCGATGCCTCGGCCGACCTGGACAACGCCGCGAAGTCGATCATCGCCGGCGCCGCGTTCGACAACAACCTCCTCTGCATCGGCGAGAAGGAAGTCTTTGTCGTCCGCGAGGTGTTCGAGGCGATGATGCAGGCGATGGTGAACGCCGGCGCGGTGCAGCTGACCACGCAGCAGATCAACAAGCTCACCGAGACGGCGATGACCTTCCACGACGACCACTGGGTCCCCCGCAAGGAGTTCGTGGGTGCCGATGCGTCACGGCTCGCCGAGGCCGCGGGGATCACGGTGCCCGCGGGCACGGACCTGCTCTTCGGCGAGACCGCCGCGGATCACCCCTTTGTCCCGACCGAGCAGATGATGCCCTTCGTGCCGTTTGTGCGTTGCAGCCACTTCGACCACGCGTTGCAGCTGGCGGTCGAGAACGAGCACGGCTTCGGGCACACGGCGATCATCCACTCGAACAACCTCGCGAACATCTCGCGGATGGGTCGTGTGATGAACACGACGCTCTTCGTTGTGAACGGACCCTGCACGGCCGGCCTTGGCGCGGGCGGCGAGGGCTACGCCAGCTATTCGATCGCCACACCCAGCGGCGAGGGCATCACCAGCCCCGCGACGTTCACCCGCTTCCGACGCATGAGCGTCAGCGGTTCCCTGCGGATGATCTGA
- a CDS encoding EutN/CcmL family microcompartment protein produces the protein MFLGRVKGQVVSTVKDESLKGTRLLIIEPLKVDYDDNKVAANGVASAGRFSITGRAIVAIDSIGAATGQVVLVTQGSSARLAEGCGKMPTDAVIVGVIDSASIGGNPIETTPAKPRGKSR, from the coding sequence ATGTTCCTCGGACGTGTCAAAGGCCAGGTCGTGTCCACCGTCAAGGATGAATCCCTCAAGGGGACGCGCCTGCTGATCATCGAGCCGCTCAAGGTCGACTACGACGACAACAAGGTCGCCGCCAACGGCGTGGCCAGCGCGGGTCGATTCTCGATCACCGGTCGTGCGATCGTGGCGATCGACAGCATCGGCGCGGCCACCGGCCAGGTCGTGCTCGTGACGCAGGGTTCGAGTGCCCGGCTGGCCGAGGGCTGCGGCAAGATGCCAACCGACGCGGTGATTGTCGGCGTGATCGATTCGGCCTCGATCGGCGGCAACCCGATCGAGACCACGCCCGCGAAACCCAGGGGCAAGAGCCGCTGA
- a CDS encoding BMC domain-containing protein → MAQQSIGTIETKGLVPAIEALDAALKAANVKFLRKDKPGSGMVAVTVEGDVAAVKAAVEAGAEAARRVGEVLSVNVIPRPHDDVLKI, encoded by the coding sequence ATGGCCCAGCAATCGATCGGAACCATTGAGACCAAGGGACTCGTTCCCGCCATCGAAGCTCTTGATGCGGCGCTCAAGGCCGCGAACGTCAAGTTCCTGCGCAAGGACAAGCCCGGCAGCGGCATGGTCGCCGTGACCGTTGAGGGCGATGTCGCCGCGGTCAAGGCAGCGGTCGAGGCGGGGGCCGAGGCAGCGCGTCGCGTGGGCGAAGTGCTCTCGGTGAACGTGATCCCGCGTCCGCACGACGACGTCCTCAAGATCTGA
- a CDS encoding acetate/propionate family kinase, which yields MIVLVANLGSTSLKFKLYETSADESLTALASGAADRIGQGGSAWKVSGSEATREGQADFADHQAAIAALLAEMPAVGFGDSSRIDAIGFKAVHGGPISGAVRVDQDVIDTMTSFSDLAPAHNPPYIAAMKAFAQLLPDAWQVAAFETAFHQSIPMARQVYGIPYDWTEQGVRRYGFHGASNAYIARRMQQIRPEAKRVINLHLGGSCSACAIKAGQSVANSFGTTPQTGILHAARVGDFDMYALLKLRGMGLSVDDVLSQLGKQGGLLGISGVSADMRDVQKAASEGNERAQLAVDAFVESCRHYIGAYAVALGGVDALVFTGGIGQHNIRIREAVCRDLAFLGIRLDETTSAGADGNAETLVSRKNSDVEVWVIPTDEEQVVARQTLEVLAGSASAT from the coding sequence ATGATCGTCCTTGTCGCCAATCTCGGCTCCACCAGCCTCAAGTTCAAGCTCTACGAGACGAGCGCGGACGAGAGCCTGACTGCGCTTGCATCGGGCGCCGCGGACCGGATCGGGCAGGGCGGCAGCGCGTGGAAGGTGAGCGGGAGTGAGGCGACGCGTGAGGGTCAGGCGGACTTCGCCGACCACCAGGCGGCGATCGCTGCGTTGTTGGCGGAAATGCCCGCGGTGGGTTTCGGCGACAGCAGCCGGATCGACGCCATCGGCTTCAAGGCCGTGCATGGCGGACCGATCTCGGGTGCGGTGCGCGTCGATCAGGACGTCATCGACACGATGACCTCCTTCAGCGACCTCGCTCCGGCGCACAACCCGCCTTACATCGCGGCCATGAAAGCCTTTGCTCAACTGCTCCCCGATGCGTGGCAGGTGGCGGCGTTCGAGACGGCGTTCCACCAGAGCATCCCGATGGCCCGGCAGGTGTACGGCATCCCGTACGACTGGACCGAGCAGGGCGTGCGTCGCTACGGCTTCCACGGAGCCTCCAACGCTTACATCGCGCGTCGCATGCAGCAGATTCGACCCGAGGCGAAACGCGTCATCAACCTCCACCTCGGCGGGTCGTGCTCGGCCTGCGCGATCAAGGCGGGGCAGAGCGTCGCCAACTCGTTCGGCACAACCCCTCAGACCGGCATCCTGCACGCGGCCCGTGTCGGCGACTTCGACATGTACGCGTTGCTGAAGCTGCGTGGGATGGGGCTGTCGGTGGACGACGTCCTCAGCCAACTGGGCAAGCAGGGCGGCCTGCTGGGGATCAGTGGCGTGAGCGCGGACATGCGTGACGTGCAGAAGGCCGCGTCGGAGGGCAACGAGCGTGCCCAACTGGCGGTAGACGCGTTTGTCGAGTCCTGCAGGCATTACATCGGCGCGTACGCGGTCGCCCTCGGCGGCGTCGACGCGCTGGTCTTCACGGGCGGGATCGGCCAGCACAATATCCGGATCCGCGAGGCGGTCTGTCGTGATCTTGCCTTCCTCGGCATCCGACTTGATGAGACGACCAGCGCCGGCGCAGACGGCAACGCCGAGACGCTGGTGAGCAGGAAAAACAGTGACGTGGAGGTCTGGGTGATCCCCACCGACGAAGAGCAGGTCGTTGCCCGTCAGACCCTCGAGGTCCTGGCGGGTTCGGCGTCTGCGACGTGA